CGCTGAGGGTGATACTTATACAATCGGCGCGTCGGACAGCGGAAAATACATAAAAGCGTCGGTGACTCCCGTTTCGCTTGACGGTTCGCACGGTATCGAGAAAATATCGGACAATGCGGTTAAAGCAAAAGGTCATATAAATGCGGTTGTTCCGTCAGTTCTTACCTCCACAACATCATTTTACACAAATGACGGTCGTATTTCGGCACAAAGTCCCGAAAATGAATTTGTGTCCAAGAATGATGACGGTGAGTTTACATATTCACTCTTGAATACCGATATAAAAGACGGTGATGTTGCTTTCCTTGTCTTTTCAAACGATAACTATGGTGATGTGAGTACGGTAAGCGAAATTTTCCATACAAACAATACATTTAATCCCGACGACAAAACAAACATTGCACACTGGCTCAATAACGAATTTTTAAACGGTGAGGGAAGTGCACAGAACGGAAACAAGTCAGTATTTGATCAAACCGCAGCGCAGTATGCGCTTGTAAACGACTGGTATGTTGAGGGTAATGGTTGCGGTGAGAACGCAAATTATAAAACCACCTCTGTTACACAGAATGACTACACAGCAACCTGTAAAATTGCGCTTTTGTCGTATAGTGAATATTTAAAATATCACGACAAAATCGGTTATAAAGCAACTTCAACCATTGCGAGCTCCGGTGACAGAACACTTCTTCGTTCACCACATACAGGCAGAGCTTATACGATGAAGTTTTTCGGTTCGGGTACAGGCAGTATTTCAAATCAGAATATGGCGAACGAGCTTAATTCAGACGGCAGTGTAAAAAACGAATATTCATTCTATTTTGAAACCAACCCGGTTGTTATCCGCCCGGTAATGTATTTGAGCGTTGATTACTTTAAAAATGCAAAGCTTGCAAAAGCGGGCGAAAACGTTAAAAAGACAATCAGAGAAAATATTCCGAAAAGCGAGCTTTTGGGACTGTATACCGAAGATGAGCTTGTAAGTATTTTGGGATATTCCTCCGACAGCACGGACGTTTCGGACGCGGTTGTTTACGGTATTGCGGCGGTAGGCGAAACGCTCGGTGTTTACTATGATGAGTCAACTCTCCCCGAAAATGCGAAAGTTACGGTACGGTGGTATGTTTCGGACAGTGCGGACGATGCAGGCAAACAGGAATTTGAAGGGATTCGCTGCACAATTCCGTCAAATTATGAAGGTAAACACATTACCGCGCATTTTGACGTTACCGACAGTGCGAGCGGAGAAAAGCTTAAATCCGAAAAAATTTATGTCGGAAAGGTGAGAAGCGCACAGAGTGTAAGCGCAGTTTATACCGTAGTCGACGACAGGAATGTATCGTTCACAATAAAAAACACTTCCGGGGACGATACCAAAACAGCGCGCACAATCGTTGCCGCGTTTGACGAAAACAATGTGATGCTCGGCATCGAAGGCAAATTATACAGTCTTTCGGCAGCGGTCACCGACAAAATTACCATAAATGAAGTTAACAATGCGGCGTTTTACAGAATTTTGATTTTAAACGCAGATGATAACAGTCCGCTTTGTGCTTTGACGCTGCGATAGGAAAGGAGATTTATAAGGTATGACAATAAAGAAAAAAATATTTACGGCGGTATGCTCGGCGCTTGCAGTGCAGACGGCTTTTGCGGTCTGCTTTGCCGAAATTGAATTCAGACCCGAAAACGGCGGATATTCGCTTGTCGGCACAAACGAGGCTTGCGACGGAAATTATTTGTCGGTTATTGTCGAGCATAGCGACGGCACCGCAACGGTTACCGATCATGCGTCGTATGCCGTGATTGACAGGAACGGAAATTTTAACTACCGTTTCGCATTAAAACCCGACGCGGTATCGGCGGATTACACCGTTAAGGTTTCCGCACCGAACAAAGGCATTATTTTCACAACTCCGTTTTCTCACGCGGATGAAAACAAAAAAGCTGAAATCATAAAATATTTAAACGGAGAAAAAATGCCGGCTGACGCACTCTCCGAGGCGGTTAAGTATTCTATGGTTTCGTATCCCGAAAACAGGCGCGACACTTTCCCGCCGAGCTGGACGGAAGATTATAAAAAGCTTGTTTATTCGCAGATTGCCGAGCACGGCTTTACAGATGCGAACTACGCGCTGAAAATCAATCAGATTTATGCGGTGACCGAGCTTGCGTTTGCAAATGGTGAAAATATATCGGAAATTATTACAAGAAATATTGATTATTTGGGATTTAAAGATTTTTCGGATTATTATAGACGATATACCGAGAATACATCCGGCATAAACGCATTAATACTTAAAAACGAGTTTAAAAACATCTTAGATACGCAAAGGGTGTTCAAGGAGGTAACGGTACTCAATGAAATCAATAAAGCGTCCTCGCCGAGTGCGATTGTGACGGTCATTGACAACAATTCCGGCCTTTTCGACAAATCGGTTACCGACCTTGACGGCAACAGTAAAATTTCACTTGCCGGAAAGATACTCGACGCAAGGGAAAAAGGCACAATTTTAACAAAAATGTAGGAGGTTAAATCATATATTCCGTCAGAGGACGGCAAAACTCCCGGCGGTTCAACTACACCGTCAAAGGGTTCGTCAAGCTCGGGTTCGGGTACATCCGGCTCAAAAATGACGGTTGTTCCGGGCGGAAACATTACCGATGAAAAAGACGAGCTTATGAGCTTTGCAGATATTAACGAAGCAAAATGGGCAAGAGAAGCTATTGAAAGCCTTGTTGCGAAAAACGTTATAAAGGGTTACGAGGACGGCGATTTTAAACCCAACGCAAACATCACGCGCGAGGAATTTGTAAAAATCGTTGTCGGCGCGTTCGGCGTTGAAGTTTTAGAGAGCGAAAGCGTATTTGACGATGTTTCAAACGACAGCTGGGCTAAAGATTACATCACCGCGGCAAAAAACGCAAAAATTATAAACGGAATAAGCGAAAATATTTTCGGACTGGGCAGAAACATTACGCGTGAGGATATGGCGGTTATGCTGGTAAATGCGTACGAGGCGAAAATCAGAGCAATAAACGACGGCATGCACGCATTTGCAGATGACGCACAAATTGCGGATTATGCAAAATCGGCAGTTGCAAAGCTTTACGGCGCCGGTGTGATTTCGGGTTATGAGGACGGCACGTTCCTGCCGAAAAACAACGCAACCCGTGCAGAGGCGGCTCAAATGGTTTATAAGATACTAAAAATAGGGGAGTAGAATAAATGAATAAGAGAATAACAGCATTTATAACAGGAATTGCTATGTTGCTTACACTCTGCGTCTGCACTTCGGTTTTTGCCGAAAATGACAGTGCCGCGGCAAACGACGCTGCATATGACGAGGCAGTAACCCTGCTTTCCG
The window above is part of the Qingrenia yutianensis genome. Proteins encoded here:
- a CDS encoding S-layer homology domain-containing protein; translation: MTVVPGGNITDEKDELMSFADINEAKWAREAIESLVAKNVIKGYEDGDFKPNANITREEFVKIVVGAFGVEVLESESVFDDVSNDSWAKDYITAAKNAKIINGISENIFGLGRNITREDMAVMLVNAYEAKIRAINDGMHAFADDAQIADYAKSAVAKLYGAGVISGYEDGTFLPKNNATRAEAAQMVYKILKIGE